In one window of Palaemon carinicauda isolate YSFRI2023 chromosome 2, ASM3689809v2, whole genome shotgun sequence DNA:
- the LOC137616527 gene encoding apolipoprotein Eb-like, producing the protein MGEVEGGSRSGIVYENGTRQTQGQASSLKRQTQGRTSLLKQRTQGQARLLKQRTQGQASSLKQRTQGQASSLKQRTQGQASSLKQRTHGQASSLKQRTQGQASSLKQRTQGQASSLKQRTQGQASSLKQRTQGQASSLKQRTQGQASSLKQRTQGQASSLKQRTQGQASSLKQRTQGQASSLKQRTQGQESSLKQRTQGQASSLKQRTQGQASSLKQRTQGQASSLKQRTQGQASSLKQRTQGQASSLKQRTQGQASSLKQRTQGQASSLKQRTQGQASSLKQRTQGQASSLKQRTQGQASSLKQRTQGQASSLKQRTQGQASSLKQRTQGQASSLKQRTQGQASSLKQRTQGQASSLKQRTQGQASSLKQRTQGQASSLKQRTQGQASSLKQRTQGQASSLKQRTQGQASSLKQRTQGSQSLLKLRTRGRSSQVRNSGPYLVYGNYEIKTN; encoded by the coding sequence CGACAAACTCAAGGGCAAGCAAGTTCATTAAAGCGACAAACTCAGGGGCGAACAAGTTTATTAAAGCAACGAACTCAAGGTCAAGCAAGGTTATTAAAGCAACGAACTCAAGGGCAAGCAAGTTCATTAAAGCAACGAACTCAAGGGCAGGCAAGTTCATTAAAGCAACGAACTCAAGGGCAAGCGAGTTCATTAAAGCAACGAACTCACGGGCAAGCGAGTTCATTAAAGCAACGAACTCAGGGGCAAGCGAGTTCATTAAAGCAACGAACTCAGGGGCAAGCGAGTTCATTAAAGCAACGAACTCAGGGGCAAGCGAGTTCATTAAAGCAACGAACTCAGGGGCAAGCGAGTTCATTAAAGCAACGAACTCAGGGGCAAGCGAGTTCATTAAAGCAACGAACTCAGGGGCAAGCGAGTTCATTAAAGCAACGAACTCAGGGGCAAGCGAGTTCATTAAAGCAACGAACTCAGGGGCAAGCGAGTTCATTAAAGCAACGAACTCAGGGGCAAGAGAGTTCATTAAAGCAACGAACTCAGGGGCAAGCGAGTTCATTAAAGCAACGAACTCAGGGGCAAGCGAGTTCATTAAAGCAACGAACTCAGGGGCAAGCGAGTTCATTAAAGCAACGAACTCAGGGGCAAGCGAGTTCATTAAAGCAACGAACTCAGGGGCAGGCAAGTTCATTAAAGCAACGAACTCAGGGGCAGGCAAGTTCATTAAAGCAACGAACTCAGGGGCAGGCAAGTTCATTAAAGCAACGAACTCAGGGGCAGGCAAGTTCATTAAAGCAACGAACTCAGGGGCAAGCAAGTTCATTAAAGCAACGAACTCAAGGGCAAGCAAGTTCATTAAAGCAACGAACTCAAGGGCAAGCAAGTTCATTAAAGCAACGAACTCAAGGGCAAGCAAGTTCATTAAAGCAACGAACTCAAGGGCAAGCAAGTTCATTAAAGCAACGAACTCAAGGGCAAGCAAGTTCATTAAAGCAACGAACTCAAGGGCAAGCAAGTTCATTAAAGCAACGAACTCAAGGGCAAGCAAGTTCATTAAAGCAACGAACTCAAGGGCAAGCAAGTTCATTAAAGCAACGAACTCAAGGGCAAGCAAGTTCATTAAAGCAACGAACTCAGGGGCAAGCAAGTTCATTAAAGCAACGAACTCAAGGGCAAGCAAGTTCATTAAAGCAACGAACTCAAGGGTCACAGAGTTTACTAAAGTTGCGAACTCGAGGACGGTCCTCTCAAGTTAGGAACTCAGGACCCTACTTAGTTTATGGAAATTACGAAATCAAGACCAACTga